DNA from Oscillatoria salina IIICB1:
TTCCTCTGATTTCAGGTAAGGCGCAAGATTAGCTCGCAATAACTTCTCAGCATAACTATAAATAGCAGCTTTTCCCTCAGCAGTAACTATGCGTCCAATTCCTTCTCCACCTTTAATCGTAATTTGGTGAGGATGTAAAGAGGTTGGCTGTAAAGTTTCTACCAAAGCCCAAATTGGAGTATCGCGAGTTAGATCCAGATTAGCACCAGGATCGCTGCGCGTCACAGCTAAAGCCATTCGGGAGTTGAGAGGTGCAACTTGTTGAATGGGAATATTTACAGTTTGCGGAGGTTGAATTAAATCTATCGTTACCGTATCAATTTGCTGTTCGCCACGCAAGCATTTCAGCGCCGCTACTGCCGCAGCACAAGCAAAAACAGGTAAAGTATATCCAGAATGAGGTGTATTTTCTTTAATCTCCTCGTTTGTCATGAAAATTCCTCTAATTAGAAATTTTTAGTGCGGGCATCTTGCCCGCTAGTGCTAAAATTACGTCTACTGCCGCAGCACTAGCAAAAATAGGTAAAGTATATCCAGAATGAGGTGTATTTCCTTTAATTTCCTCGCTTGTCATGAAAATTCCTTTAATTAGAAATTTGTAGTGGGGGCATCTTGCCCGCTAGTGCTAAAATTACGTCTACTGCCGCAGCACTAGCAAAAACAGGTAAAGTATATCCAGAATGAGGTGTATTTTCTTTAATTTCCTCGCTTGTCATGAAAATTCCTCTAATTGGAAATTTTAGGGAAGTATCGTTAAATAGCTAACTCGATCTGATTGAATTAAATTAAAGTGTCTGCGGTCTAAGGTTAATATTTTAGTAAGGGAGTAGCGCTCGGCTAACACTAATAAACTAGCATCAACTAACCCCAATGGTAAATCTCGATAACGACCCATAATTTCACTCGCTTTACCTAAGTCTACTAAGTCGAAAGGCAGCAAATGAAAATTATCGTTGTTTACATCTTTTAAAAAAGCTCTAGCCACTCGTTCGCCAAGATACTTGGTAGCTAAATAATCGACTTCGGGTAATATAGTTACAGGAACAAAAACTTGTTTATTTTTAATGGCTTTTTTCGCTAATTCATGATAGCTGTCATCTCGGTCTAATAGCGCAATAATACCACTCGTATCTGCGATTAATCCTCTTGCCATAATAATTCTTGACAGCGTTTTGATAAATCTGTTCGACCACTTGCTCCCATACCTACCGATGATGGTAAAGTTTGTTGGGTAGTAGTTTCTGTTATTTGTTGGTCTTGAGTGGAAGCTTCTGAAATAATAACATTAGTCTCTACTACATTCCCAGACTCTTGTTCGAGAGCCTGTACAATTAAACGAGCAATCATTTCTTGTTTTTCGGTTGGTAAACTTGAGAGTTTTTCGAGGGCTTGTTGGAGTAATTCTGTCATAATTTTCACTATCAGGATTTAGAGCTTGACACTTTCTGGCTAAATCGGAGATTTTAGACAGGATAATAATATTTTACTATTCCGTTAAGTAACGTGGTCTGGCAGAACTAGGGTAGAGGAAAAATATTTTCAGTAATTTGTATCCTAAGATTAAGAACTAACTGAGAAATATTTTAAAGATGAACCAAGTAGATTATTTGCGAATCAGCCTCATCGATCGCTGTAATTTTCGCTGTCAGTATTGTATGCCAGAAGGGGCAGAACTGGATTATCTACTGCAACAGGAATTGTTATCTCATGCAGAATTACTCACTTTACTCGCGGAAGTGTTTATTCCGCTTGGGTTTCGCAA
Protein-coding regions in this window:
- a CDS encoding type II toxin-antitoxin system VapC family toxin, with translation MARGLIADTSGIIALLDRDDSYHELAKKAIKNKQVFVPVTILPEVDYLATKYLGERVARAFLKDVNNDNFHLLPFDLVDLGKASEIMGRYRDLPLGLVDASLLVLAERYSLTKILTLDRRHFNLIQSDRVSYLTILP